A single genomic interval of Aedes aegypti strain LVP_AGWG chromosome 1, AaegL5.0 Primary Assembly, whole genome shotgun sequence harbors:
- the LOC5569128 gene encoding activin receptor type-2A — protein MRTILFIAASLAILIVGLEASLSRGHTETSTGLVCETYECKDGDCTVGQEVCDEGDSDKPMGCFVVWSTNNVTNEVKVTMKGCFSNPNDCNGTECIDTTMGTKNNLNYCCCRLSMCNREHRWVPNVTNAPEPVNPVPPESSSVIVVASVVTGTLALCSMIVIFVLRRRKQSMFNEIPTIEPEITSSSPNIALRPIQLVDLKARGRFGVVWKAQLMSQEVAVKIFPMQEKQSWLTEQEIFKLPRMNHPNILQFIGCEKRSELNNTDFWLITAYCSHGSLCDYLKSHTVTWPELCRIAESMSRGLMHLHEEIQGSKTDGLKPSIAHRDFKSKNVLLKDDLTACIADFGLALIFTPGKPCGDTHGQVGTRRYMAPEILEGAINFTRDAFLRIDVYACGLVLWELVSRCTVHGGIVDEYRLPFEAELGSHPTLEEMQENVVTKKLRPRIYDHWRNHNGLNALCDTMEECWDHDAEARLSSSCVMERVSQHSRYQVMTPLLIETNTTNDLPPKVASESV, from the exons TTATAGTCGGATTGGAAGCATCGCTCAGCCGAGGCCACACGGAGACCAGCACCGGGTTGGTGTGCGAAACGTACGAATGCAAGGACGGTGACTGCACGGTCGGTCAAGAAGTATGCGATGAAGGCGACTCCGACAAACCGATGGGATGCTTCGTGGTCTGGAGCACCAACAATGTGACCA ACGAGGTCAAAGTGACGATGAAGGGCTGCTTCAGCAACCCGAACGACTGCAATGGGACCGAATGCATCGATACGACCATGGGCACGAAGAACAACCTGAACTACTGCTGCTGTCGGTTGAGCATGTGCAATCGCGAGCACCGATGGGTACCCAATGTGACCAATGCTCCGGAACCGGTTAATCCAGTGCCGCCGGAATCGAGCAGTGTCATTGTGGTGGCTAGCGTCGTTACCGGAACCTTGGCCCTTTGCTCGATGATCGTGATATTCGTGCTTCGACGGCGAAAGCAGTCCATGTTCAACGAGATACCGACG ATCGAGCCGGAGATTACCAGCTCGTCGCCGAACATCGCCCTGCGGCCGATTCAGCTGGTCGACCTGAAGGCCCGAGGACGCTTCGGAGTGGTGTGGAAGGCCCAGCTGATGTCCCAGGAAGTCGCGGTCAAGATATTCCCCATGCAGGAGAAACAATCCTGGCTGACGGAGCAGGAGATTTTCAAG CTCCCTCGCATGAACCACCCGAATATCCTGCAGTTCATCGGTTGCGAGAAGCGCTCCGAGTTGAACAATACGGACTTCTGGCTGATCACGGCTTACTGTAGTCATGGGTCGCTGTGCGATTACCTGAAGTCCCACACGGTGACGTGGCCGGAACTTTGTCGGATCGCCGAGAGTATGTCCCGCGGGTTGATGCATTTGCACGAGGAAATTCAGGGCAGCAAAACGGATGGGCTGAAGCCGTCGATTGCCCACCGGGACTTCAAGAGCAAGAACGTACTGCTGAAGGATGACTTGACGGCGTGCATCGCTGACTTCGGGCTGGCACTGATCTTTACACCAG GCAAACCTTGCGGAGACACCCATGGTCAGGTGGGAACTCGCCGTTATATGGCGCCGGAGATCTTGGAGGGGGCCATCAACTTCACTCGGGATGCGTTTCTACGGATTGATGTTTACGCCTGCGGCTTGGTCCTCTGGGAGCTGGTTTCTCGCTGCACCGTGCACGGTGGCATTGTGGATGAGTATCGGCTGCCGTTCGAGGCGGAACTGGGATCGCACCCGACGCTGGAGGAAATGCAGGAAAATGTCGTCACGAAAAAGCTTCGGCCGAGGATCTACGATCACTGGAGGAATCATAAT GGTCTCAACGCACTGTGCGACACAATGGAGGAATGCTGGGATCACGACGCCGAAGCCCGGCTCTCGTCGTCCTGCGTAATGGAACGTGTTTCGCAGCACAGCCGGTACCAGGTCATGACGCCCCTGCTGATCGAGACCAACACTACTAACGACCTGCCACCGAAAGTAGCATCGGAAAGTGTGTAA